A single region of the candidate division KSB1 bacterium genome encodes:
- a CDS encoding CPBP family intramembrane metalloprotease, with amino-acid sequence MQRLVLVFLMGVGVLAASSAVGLAIGGGGVDFEARPWLIPAVTHSAMAAVALALMALIGRGQWSQFGFTVPVGRVWGPAMWGGLGIGVVSTLVLSLFTDEEVSGTERFTFWQIVLFVWIWASACEELLVRGLLQGLLGSLGQVGFRVGTYRITLPVLFGAVFFGLMHLGLLSLGMSGAAVAVVALFAAILGGLAGTLRERSGSVIAAMVAHTSANAGGTVIGFWLA; translated from the coding sequence ATGCAGCGACTGGTGCTGGTGTTTCTAATGGGCGTGGGTGTGCTCGCAGCAAGTTCCGCGGTCGGCTTGGCCATCGGTGGGGGCGGAGTCGATTTCGAAGCACGGCCGTGGTTGATTCCCGCCGTGACACATAGTGCCATGGCGGCTGTGGCTCTGGCTTTGATGGCCTTGATCGGCAGGGGGCAGTGGTCACAGTTCGGATTTACCGTGCCGGTGGGACGCGTATGGGGACCGGCAATGTGGGGTGGCTTGGGTATAGGTGTTGTGTCCACGCTTGTGCTCAGTCTGTTCACGGACGAAGAGGTTTCGGGTACCGAGCGGTTCACTTTCTGGCAAATCGTGCTCTTTGTTTGGATCTGGGCAAGCGCCTGTGAGGAACTGCTGGTGCGCGGGTTGTTGCAGGGCTTGCTCGGCAGCCTCGGTCAGGTCGGATTCCGCGTTGGCACGTACCGGATCACGCTGCCGGTCTTGTTTGGCGCCGTCTTCTTTGGTCTGATGCACCTTGGACTCTTGAGCCTGGGAATGAGCGGCGCGGCTGTCGCGGTGGTCGCGCTGTTCGCGGCGATCCTCGGCGGACTGGCGGGCACGCTGCGGGAACGCAGCGGCAGTGTAATCGCGGCGATGGTCGCCCACACGTCCGCGAATGCTGGTGGCACAGTGATTGGATTCTGGTTAGCATGA
- a CDS encoding DUF58 domain-containing protein, protein MDTREILRKVRQIELKTRGVVNEILSGEYHAVFKGRGMNFAEVREYQIGDDVRAIDWNVSARMGHPFIKLFEEERELLVMLLCDMSSSAMFGSQQSLKSEVAAELAAVLAFSAIKNNDKVGLILFTDKIEKFVPPRKGKTHILRILRELLTFEPERSGTDIKAALEHLNHVVKKKAIVFLISDFMNEGYERALRIVGKKHDLVAVHLTDPREQTLPNVGLIRLHDAESGEPMWVDTSSRKVRQLLDANFRRRQAAVKSETQRSGVDYLPLTTDKDYVRPLIQFFQRRERRR, encoded by the coding sequence ATGGACACCCGCGAAATTCTGCGTAAGGTGCGCCAGATCGAACTCAAGACGCGCGGCGTCGTGAACGAGATTCTCTCGGGCGAGTATCATGCCGTGTTCAAGGGGCGGGGCATGAACTTCGCCGAAGTCAGAGAATATCAGATCGGCGATGACGTGCGCGCGATCGATTGGAACGTGTCCGCGCGCATGGGACACCCGTTCATCAAGCTGTTCGAAGAAGAACGGGAACTGCTGGTGATGTTGCTCTGCGACATGTCCAGCTCGGCCATGTTCGGGTCGCAACAGAGCCTGAAAAGCGAAGTCGCGGCCGAACTCGCCGCGGTACTCGCATTCTCCGCGATCAAGAACAACGACAAGGTCGGACTGATTCTATTCACGGATAAGATTGAGAAGTTCGTTCCCCCGCGCAAGGGCAAGACGCACATCCTGCGCATCCTGCGCGAATTGCTCACCTTTGAGCCGGAACGCAGCGGGACGGATATCAAGGCCGCGCTCGAACATCTCAATCACGTAGTCAAGAAGAAAGCGATTGTGTTTCTGATTTCGGATTTCATGAACGAAGGTTATGAACGCGCGCTGCGGATCGTCGGCAAGAAGCACGACCTCGTGGCCGTACACCTGACCGATCCGCGCGAGCAGACGCTGCCCAATGTCGGTCTGATCCGACTGCATGACGCCGAATCCGGCGAGCCGATGTGGGTGGACACATCGTCACGAAAGGTCCGGCAATTGCTTGATGCCAATTTCCGGCGCAGGCAGGCGGCGGTCAAATCGGAAACGCAACGCTCCGGCGTTGATTACCTGCCGCTCACGACCGATAAGGACTATGTGCGACCGCTGATTCAGTTCTTCCAGCGGAGGGAACGGCGGCGGTGA